In Pleurodeles waltl isolate 20211129_DDA chromosome 5, aPleWal1.hap1.20221129, whole genome shotgun sequence, one genomic interval encodes:
- the LOC138296749 gene encoding L-threonine 3-dehydrogenase, mitochondrial-like, with product MSTMPVIRTLTRVAKHAVQSPCCGCQASVVPVRFIGVSPRQVTSDASFHSVSFSETDHPRVLITGGLGQLGVGLAKLLRKQFGKNNVILSDIRKPPDSVFYSGPFIYSDILDYKNLREIVVNNRITWLIHYSALLSAVGEANVPLARAVNITGLHNILDIAAEHSLRLFVPSTIGAFGPTSPRNPTPDLCIQRPRTIYGVSKVHAELMGEYYHYRYGLDFRCLRYPGIISADTQPGGGTTDYAVQIFHDAMKTGKFDCNLKPDTRLPMMYIDDCLRATLEVLEAPAEALSMRTYNINAMSFTPEELAEEVQKHLPELKVSYNVDAVRQGIADSWPMDFDDRNARKDWGWKHEYDLPELVTTMLNLINADSRLAQAN from the exons ATGTCCACCATGCCAGTTATCCGGACTTTAACAAGAGTTGCAAAGCATGCGGTACAGAGCCCCTGCTGCGGGTGTCAGGCCTCTGTGGTACCAGTCCGGTTTATTGGTGTTTCACCTCGTCAGGTTACATCAGATGCCAGTTTCCATTCCGTGTCTTTCTCCGAAACAGATCACCCCCGGGTACTGATTACAG GTGGTCTGGGACAGCTTGGAGTAGGCCTTGCCAAGCTGCTAAG GAAGCAATTTGGGAAAAACAACGTTATTCTGTCTGATATCAGGAAGCCCCCTGATAGTGTCTTCTACAGTG GTCCCTTCATCTATTCAGATATTTTGGACTACAAGAACCTGCGTGAAATTGTGGTGAATAATCGCATCACGTGGCTCATCCATTACAGTGCCTTGCTCAGTGCTGTTGGAGAAGCGAACGTTCCCTTGGCCAGAGCTGTCAATATAACAG GCTTGCACAATATTCTAGACATTGCTGCGGAACACAGTTTGCGGCTCTTTGTGCCCAGTACGATTGGAGCATTCGGACCTACATCTCCACGCAACCCAACACCTGATCTTTGTATCCAGCGTCCACGGACAATCTATGGTGTGTCCAAGGTCCATGCAGAACTCATGGGAGAG TACTATCACTACAGGTATGGATTGGACTTTCGGTGTCTAAGGTATCCTGGCATCATCTCTGCAGACACACAGCCTGGTGGCGGCACGACAG ATTATGCAGTGCAGATATTCCATGATGCAATGAAGACTGGAAAGTTTGACTGTAACCTGAAGCCAGACACACGTCTACCAATGATGTACATTGATGACTGCTTGAGAGCCACTCTGGAGGTTTTAGAGGCCCCTGCAGAAGCTCTGAGTATGAGGACTTATAACATTAATGCTATGAGCTTTACCCCTGAAGAGCTGGCTGAGGAGGTTCAGAAACACTTGCCCGAACTCAAAGTGTCTTACAACGTTGATGCTGTCAGGCAAGGCATTG CTGACAGCTGGCCGATGGATTTTGATGACCGCAATGCTCGCAAAGACTGGGGCTGGAAACATGAGTATGACCTTCCGGAGCTTGTGACGACCATGCTGAACTTAATTAACGCGGACTCCAGACTCGCACAGGCCAACTGA